GCTGGCCCCGGGGATGCGGCTCAACGAGCGGGAGCTGGCCGAGCGCTTCGGCATCTCCCGCACCCCGTTGCGGGAGGTGATCCAGCTCCTGTGCTACCAGGGGCTGGTGGTCATCCGCCCGCGCCACGGGATCATCGTGGCCCCGGTGGACGCGGAGATGATCCGCCGCACCTTCGAGGTCCGGCTGCCCCTGGAGCGCGAGGTGGCCCGGCTGGCGGCCCTGCGCGCCACCCCGGCCGACGCCGCGCGGCTGCTGGAGCTGGCCCGGGCCTGGGCCGCGGACTACGAATCCGGCGACGTGGAGGCGGTCATCCGCGCCGACGACCGGTTCCACAACGCCCTGGCCGAGATCGCGGGCAACCCCGTGCTCCTGCGCGCCCGGGAATCCCTGCACAACATCTGCCTGCGCTACTGGTTCCTCATCCGCCATGAATACGTGCTGGAGCCCGCCGCCGCCGAGGCCCATGTCCGGCTGGCCGAGGCCGTGGCCCGGGGCGACGCCGAACTGGCCGCCGCGCTCCAGGCCGAGCATGTGGGCGGCTTCGCCCGTCTGCTCGAACGGGAGTAGTGGACCCGCCGTGTCCGGCGGGAATCGCACGGACCCGGGGAACGCTTCTTGCTTCGACCCGGACCGGCGACGCCCGCATGACGCGTCGCGGGGAGGCGCATGGAGCACGAGCATTTCCGCCCCGAGTCCTGTTCCGGGGCCGGGGACTTCCGGCTGACGGCCGCGCTCACGGTGTGGAACGAGGCCGACATCATCGAGGCCTGCGTCAGAAATCTGTTCGCCGAGGGCTGCGACGAGGTCGTGTTTCTGGACAACGGCAGCGCGGACGACACCGTGGCCCTGGCCGAGGGGGCTGGCGCGCGCTGCCTGGGCGTCTTCCACACCGAGGGGTTCAACGACGCGGAGCGCCGCGACCGGCTCTGCGCCATAGCCAAGGAGATGAGCGCCGCGTCGGGCGCGCCGTCCTGGTGGCTCTTCCTCGACGCCGACGAGTTCCCCACCGGCCCGGGCCGCCTCACGGTGCGGGAATACCTGGCCGCCCAGCCCGAGGCGGTCCGCTGCGTGGGCTCATACTGGGTCAACCATTTCCCTGGGCTCCGGCCGCAGAACCTGCCGGGCTTCCACCCGGCGGACCTCCAGCCCCTGGCCGGGCTCCGGCGGCCCGCCACGCCGTTCTGCATCTGGGGCCGATATTGCCCCCAGGAGCACGCCAAGCACCAGCTCGTGCGCTACGATCCCGGCCGCCCGGTTCCCGAGGTTGGCCTGGGCTTCCACTCCGTCACCTGCGCGGAACCGCTGGTCGAGCCCCAGGGCGGCATCCTCACGCACCATTTCCAGTTCCGCGCGCCGGAGCAGACCCTGTCCCGGCTGCTCAACCTGACCCGGCCCAACGGCAAGGGGTTTTCGCGCCACGCGCCCCCGCATGTCTGGGAGGCCTGGCGCAGGGGCGAGCTGGCCACTTCCCGGCACCAGTACAACCACCGCGTGGCCGTGGCCGAGGCCATGTACGACCCCGCCCGGCAGGGGGCCGTTCTCGGCTATCGGCCGGAGGACTGGCGCGCGCTGCTCTCCGGGCCCGACGGCCATGCCGGGATCAGCCGCTGGTATGGCGAGGGGGAATTGCGCGAGGCGGTGGCCGCCGCGCTGTCGCCGGAAGAGCATGCGGTCTGGCTCGCCGACCGGATCGGCCGCGTGGCCGCCGAGGGGCCTGAATTCCTGCTGGCCGAGGCCGCGCGGCTCGTGGCCTCCGGCGATCGCGCCGGGGCCGTTCATTGCTGCAAGGTGCTCTCCCGCCGCCATCCCCGCAGCGCCCAGGCGCGGCAGGCCCTGGAACTCATGGCCGGGGCCGCGATCGGTTCGCCCATGCCGTGAGGGTGCGCCCGCCGCCCGCCGCGCCATCATCTCCTGATCCGCCCCGGCCCAAGGGGCATGCCTCGGCTCATCATCATAACTTGCGCAATACGCGCCCCGCGATCCAGGCCTGCGCAGCGTTTCTCGTCTCCTTCCGCCGTTTCCCCATAACGTTTTGCATCAGGCTTCCCCATTGGGGCGGCTCCGTTGAACTCAGGAAAATAGTATTGATTCAGTGTATTGAGGAATCAGCGGGTCCTGGCGTGTTTCTTGATCTGGTGGCGGACGAGAGCGGCGGGGCGGGGCCGGTGGTCCGCACCCCGCCCCGCGCCGGAGGAAAACGAAAAGACGCGGAACAGTGTCCGCGCGGAACGGTCGCGCGGTAATCCAATAGGCCCTGTGTGTTCAAGCAACCATCATCGAAGGAGCGGCATCACATGAGAAAAGCAGTCCTGTCCTGGCTTTTCGCCCTGGTCTTCCTGTGTAGCGCGGCCCTCGCCCTGGCGGCGGACAAGAAGCCGGGAGTGACCATCTACGCCACCGGCGGCACCATCGCCGGAAGCGCCGAGAGCAGCACGGACACCACCACCTACCAGTCCGGCGTGCTCGGAGTGGATGTGCTCATCAAGGCCGTGCCGCAGTTGAAGGACATGGCGGACGTCTCGGGCGTGCAGATCGCCAAGCTGAACAGCCCGGACGTGAGCCAGGCCGTCCTGCTGCGGCTCTCCAAGGAGATCGACAAGAAGCTGGCCGAGAAGGGCGCCAACGGCGTGGTCGTGACCCACGGCACCGACACCCTTGAGGAGACCGCGTTCTTCCTCGACCTGACCATCAAGAGCAAGAAGCCGGTGGTCATCGTCGGGGCCATGCGCCCGGCCACGGCCATCAGCGCCGACGGCCCGATGAACCTGCTGCAGGCCGTGAGCGCGGCGGTGGACAAGAACGCCGAGGGTCGCGGCGTGCTCGTGGTGATGAACGACCGGATCGGCTCGGCCTTCTACATCACGAAGACCAACGCCACCACGCCCGACACCTTCAAGGCCGCCGAGCAGGGCTTCCTGGGCGCCTTCGTGGGCGACAAGGCGAAGTTCTACTACGAGCCCGCCACGCCGGTGAACAAGCCGCATTTCGACGTGTCCAAGCTCGACAGCCTGCCCAAGGTCGTCATCCTCTACAGCTATCAGGACGAGGACGTGGCCCTGCTCGACGCGGCCGTGGCCAACGGTGCCGAGGGCATCGTCTTCGCGGGCACGGGCAACGGCTCCCTGTCCAAGGGCATGGAAGACAAGGTCGTTGAATTGATGCGGCGCGGCATCCCCGTGGTCCGCTCCACCCGGACCGGCTCGGGCTGGGTTTCGGACATCGACAAGGGCATCCCCTCCGGCTGCTTCAACGCCCAGAAGTCCCGCATCCTGCTGACCCTGGCCCTGGCCGAGGGCGCGGGCATGGACAAGATCAAGCGGTACTTCGGCATGTAAGCCGCACGCCAAACGCCCACCTCGCACCGGAAGTCCCTGACTCCCCACTCTTCCGGTGTCCCCAGTCGGCCGTCGGTCCTCCCCCGGATCGGCGGCCGACTCACGTTTTTGTTCACGACCGGATGCAGGGCGGCAGGCCAGAAGGCCCAAGCTTGGGCACAAGGAAAAGGCTCGGCAGAGGGCCGGGGAATACTCGGGGAACAGGAGGAAGGTTATCCCAAAGAAGAAGGGGATGCGCATGGCGCATCCCCTTTTACTTCCTGGTGCGCCCGAGAAGATTCGAACTTCTGGCCTACGGATTCGTAGTCCGGCGCTCTATCCAGCTGAGCTACGGGCGCGTTGGGAAGAGACTTGTTATTCCCATTCGCTTTCGCCGTCAAGTCTTTTCGCGTCGTTTTTCGCCCTTGCCAAAAGCCCCGGCCGTGCGCATGGTTCCGGCCATGAGCAGTCTCAGCGAAAAAGTGGCGGGCAGCCGCGCCGCCCTGGAAGGACTCCTGTCCCGCGCCGAGCCCGGCCGCGCGGCCGTGGCCTGGACCGGGGGCAAGGACTCCACCGCGGCCCTGGCCCTGTGGAGGGAGGTCCTGGCGTCCCGGGGCCTGGGGCCGTTGCGGGCCCTGAACCTGGACACCGGGCTCAAGTTCCCGGAGATCATCGCCTTCCGCGACCGCCTGGCCGGGGAGTGGGGCCTGGAGCTGACCATCGCCCGGCCGGAGGTGGACCTCTCGTCCTATCCCGTGGCCCGGGACAAGGTGGCCTGCTGCCGCGACCTGAAGATCGCGCCCCTGGCCCGCGCCCTGCGCGAGGCGGACA
The window above is part of the Desulfovibrio aminophilus genome. Proteins encoded here:
- a CDS encoding GntR family transcriptional regulator encodes the protein MSRPAPECAVAPTPLPFGVVRGTEKGRVYACLRDWILFSELAPGMRLNERELAERFGISRTPLREVIQLLCYQGLVVIRPRHGIIVAPVDAEMIRRTFEVRLPLEREVARLAALRATPADAARLLELARAWAADYESGDVEAVIRADDRFHNALAEIAGNPVLLRARESLHNICLRYWFLIRHEYVLEPAAAEAHVRLAEAVARGDAELAAALQAEHVGGFARLLERE
- a CDS encoding phosphoadenosine phosphosulfate reductase family protein — translated: MSSLSEKVAGSRAALEGLLSRAEPGRAAVAWTGGKDSTAALALWREVLASRGLGPLRALNLDTGLKFPEIIAFRDRLAGEWGLELTIARPEVDLSSYPVARDKVACCRDLKIAPLARALREADIAVLITGLRGDEHAARAGLPFLEERTDPPHLRASPLAEWTEMDIWAYTLERGLPYCDLYLQGYRSLGCMPCTHLPTDPAGERSGRDQDKERHMAELRSLGYF
- a CDS encoding type II asparaginase, translating into MRKAVLSWLFALVFLCSAALALAADKKPGVTIYATGGTIAGSAESSTDTTTYQSGVLGVDVLIKAVPQLKDMADVSGVQIAKLNSPDVSQAVLLRLSKEIDKKLAEKGANGVVVTHGTDTLEETAFFLDLTIKSKKPVVIVGAMRPATAISADGPMNLLQAVSAAVDKNAEGRGVLVVMNDRIGSAFYITKTNATTPDTFKAAEQGFLGAFVGDKAKFYYEPATPVNKPHFDVSKLDSLPKVVILYSYQDEDVALLDAAVANGAEGIVFAGTGNGSLSKGMEDKVVELMRRGIPVVRSTRTGSGWVSDIDKGIPSGCFNAQKSRILLTLALAEGAGMDKIKRYFGM
- a CDS encoding glycosyltransferase family 2 protein; translation: MEHEHFRPESCSGAGDFRLTAALTVWNEADIIEACVRNLFAEGCDEVVFLDNGSADDTVALAEGAGARCLGVFHTEGFNDAERRDRLCAIAKEMSAASGAPSWWLFLDADEFPTGPGRLTVREYLAAQPEAVRCVGSYWVNHFPGLRPQNLPGFHPADLQPLAGLRRPATPFCIWGRYCPQEHAKHQLVRYDPGRPVPEVGLGFHSVTCAEPLVEPQGGILTHHFQFRAPEQTLSRLLNLTRPNGKGFSRHAPPHVWEAWRRGELATSRHQYNHRVAVAEAMYDPARQGAVLGYRPEDWRALLSGPDGHAGISRWYGEGELREAVAAALSPEEHAVWLADRIGRVAAEGPEFLLAEAARLVASGDRAGAVHCCKVLSRRHPRSAQARQALELMAGAAIGSPMP